From the Nitratiruptor tergarcus DSM 16512 genome, one window contains:
- a CDS encoding S8 family peptidase yields the protein MRYFLLAFLLLPLFGWEYYTHGSLQTLTPLPNHTRSLNIHYFKDTKERTIGATNRIILKKRDKCANKWLARYPYKELQNGDILLFTKNIEETFTVAKELYESGCVYFAHPDFLVPIKMRSYDPLFSQQWNFYNIGQGYSVPNVDLNVYEAWQYATGRGVKVAVIDNGFDLGHEDLQGAFVDQIDLVDNDNNASFDNNFELHGTACAGLIAARKNGRGVQGTAYDAALIGIKLIGNYPDGSEKSLFVSSIVAAFWYAKSHGADVINCSWGTYDVADAVRDAINDVAYNGRDGKGTVIVFASGNEGRGDWFWGNDESALPSVLAIGAVTNLGDVAWYSNYGPELDFVAPSGGGTLRIATTDIRGVFGYADGSFGHPDYCYATDTTGFNGTSAAAPQISGVVALMLQRDPELTRDKIVAILKQTARKIGGDIYDEQGHNDYFGYGLVDAKAAVEEVIRRKVQKDVVNKTFALSGYFFHIGDGKFDWIYVSKNLKFVCKLEGMDEHGYLRWNILQSSKKRGFDTISLDGPVITFGKSLQTGALYQQLAHRSFVIDGDFVHYSTGAYEWIYIDKNSLKSFKLERLSYTGSFLWIPLDLSSYIENDKVSFK from the coding sequence GTGAGATATTTCCTTCTTGCTTTTCTCCTTCTCCCCCTCTTTGGGTGGGAGTATTACACTCACGGATCTTTACAAACTCTCACCCCTCTACCTAACCATACTCGCTCTCTTAATATACACTATTTCAAAGATACGAAAGAGAGAACCATTGGTGCTACCAATCGCATTATTTTGAAAAAAAGAGATAAATGTGCCAACAAATGGCTTGCAAGATATCCTTACAAAGAACTTCAAAACGGTGATATACTACTTTTTACGAAAAATATAGAGGAGACTTTTACTGTAGCCAAAGAGCTCTATGAGAGTGGATGTGTCTATTTTGCTCATCCGGACTTTTTGGTTCCCATAAAGATGAGAAGTTATGATCCTCTTTTTTCTCAACAGTGGAATTTTTACAATATAGGCCAAGGCTACTCTGTGCCAAATGTTGATCTCAATGTGTATGAAGCGTGGCAGTATGCAACAGGGAGAGGTGTCAAAGTAGCCGTGATTGATAACGGCTTCGATTTAGGACACGAGGATCTTCAAGGTGCCTTTGTAGACCAAATAGATTTGGTAGATAACGACAACAATGCTTCATTTGATAACAATTTCGAACTTCACGGCACTGCATGTGCTGGACTTATAGCGGCGAGAAAAAATGGCAGAGGAGTGCAAGGGACTGCCTATGATGCAGCTCTCATTGGTATAAAGCTTATCGGTAATTATCCAGATGGAAGTGAGAAGTCTCTTTTTGTCTCCTCTATTGTGGCAGCTTTTTGGTATGCCAAGAGTCATGGGGCGGATGTGATTAATTGTAGCTGGGGAACATATGATGTAGCAGATGCAGTGAGAGATGCGATAAATGATGTTGCCTATAATGGAAGAGATGGAAAAGGAACAGTTATTGTCTTTGCAAGTGGAAATGAAGGAAGGGGAGACTGGTTTTGGGGAAATGATGAATCGGCTCTTCCCTCTGTTTTGGCAATAGGTGCTGTAACCAATCTTGGAGATGTTGCGTGGTATAGTAATTATGGCCCAGAACTTGATTTTGTTGCCCCAAGTGGCGGAGGAACCCTTCGCATAGCTACTACAGATATTAGAGGAGTTTTTGGATATGCAGATGGTTCCTTTGGTCATCCAGACTACTGTTATGCTACAGATACGACAGGATTCAATGGTACTTCTGCAGCAGCTCCTCAAATAAGTGGAGTTGTCGCTTTGATGTTGCAAAGAGATCCAGAGCTTACAAGAGATAAGATAGTAGCTATTTTGAAACAGACTGCAAGAAAAATAGGTGGTGATATTTATGACGAACAAGGACACAATGACTATTTTGGTTATGGTCTTGTAGATGCTAAAGCAGCTGTAGAAGAGGTGATACGAAGAAAGGTGCAAAAAGATGTAGTCAACAAAACTTTTGCTCTTAGTGGCTATTTTTTCCATATAGGAGATGGAAAATTTGATTGGATATATGTAAGCAAAAATCTAAAGTTTGTTTGTAAGTTGGAAGGCATGGATGAACATGGATACCTTCGATGGAATATTTTGCAATCTTCAAAAAAAAGAGGTTTTGATACTATCTCTTTAGATGGTCCCGTCATAACTTTTGGCAAGAGTTTGCAAACAGGAGCTTTATATCAGCAACTTGCTCATAGAAGTTTTGTTATAGATGGAGATTTTGTCCATTATAGTACAGGGGCATATGAGTGGATTTATATAGATAAAAATTCCTTGAAAAGTTTTAAGCTTGAAAGATTGAGTTATACTGGCTCATTTCTTTGGATTCCTCTAGATCTTTCATCTTATATAGAAAATGACAAAGTATCATTTAAATAG
- a CDS encoding phospholipid carrier-dependent glycosyltransferase — MEALKKNSIFIAFLLLLGFFTYFYNYQNPPKQFWDENYHIASAQKYIDHVMFMEPHPPLGKMLIALGEVLLHPNKNIDKSSFDKTDYIKHFPKGMSYAGYRFFPVLFAWFNVALFFLILYELTKNSWISFFGSFLYLYDNAIIVHSRAAMLESIQLFFVFAAIYWFVKKYNESKGIKDYLILGIISGFALAVKANSAILFLLWVLWVFKDLRLGERIKLLTKSISYFGGAAVIFLSVFYLHFALGQKVIDNRYYAASKEYKEIIKKGETANPKYFWIMLRDNLKYMSNYQKGVPRLNLCKPGENGSLFIGWPLGIKAISYRWEKHGSKVRYIYLQGNPVTWMIGFIAVILSGVLVLAVFLFGLPIRNRKIFEYIVGFFFIYISYMIAVGQIPRVMYLYHYFIPLTISYILAVLLLWYLYEEEIRAKSKIVWSSIIMIAAAIVFTWWFFSPFTYYKPLNTQEFNKRVWFDYWKLHAIR; from the coding sequence ATGGAAGCATTGAAAAAAAATAGTATCTTTATTGCTTTTTTACTTCTACTTGGATTTTTCACCTACTTTTATAACTATCAAAATCCTCCTAAACAGTTTTGGGATGAAAATTATCATATTGCTTCAGCCCAAAAATATATTGATCATGTAATGTTTATGGAACCACATCCTCCACTTGGAAAGATGCTTATAGCTTTGGGAGAAGTACTCTTGCATCCAAACAAAAATATAGACAAGAGTTCTTTTGACAAAACAGACTATATCAAACATTTCCCAAAAGGGATGAGTTATGCAGGATATCGCTTTTTCCCAGTTCTTTTTGCATGGTTTAATGTAGCTCTATTTTTTTTGATTTTATATGAGCTTACCAAGAACTCATGGATCTCATTTTTTGGTTCATTTCTTTATCTTTATGATAACGCCATTATTGTCCATAGCCGCGCTGCAATGCTTGAATCTATACAGCTCTTTTTTGTATTTGCTGCAATCTATTGGTTTGTCAAAAAATATAATGAATCAAAAGGCATTAAAGACTATCTCATTTTAGGTATTATAAGTGGCTTTGCGCTAGCTGTAAAAGCAAACAGTGCTATTTTATTTCTTTTGTGGGTATTATGGGTATTTAAAGATCTACGCTTGGGTGAACGTATAAAACTTTTAACAAAAAGTATTAGCTATTTCGGTGGAGCAGCAGTAATATTTTTGAGCGTATTCTATCTCCATTTTGCTCTTGGGCAAAAAGTAATAGACAATCGCTACTATGCAGCCTCGAAGGAATATAAAGAAATTATAAAAAAGGGAGAAACCGCCAATCCAAAATATTTTTGGATTATGTTAAGAGATAATCTCAAATATATGAGTAATTACCAAAAGGGAGTACCAAGGCTGAATCTCTGTAAGCCTGGTGAAAATGGATCGCTTTTTATAGGATGGCCTCTTGGTATCAAAGCTATTAGTTATCGTTGGGAAAAGCATGGAAGTAAAGTGCGCTATATTTATTTGCAAGGAAATCCTGTAACATGGATGATAGGATTTATTGCAGTGATTTTAAGCGGAGTACTTGTTTTAGCAGTATTTCTCTTTGGATTGCCGATAAGAAATCGCAAAATATTTGAGTATATTGTTGGATTTTTCTTTATCTATATCTCTTACATGATAGCTGTGGGGCAGATTCCAAGGGTGATGTATCTCTATCACTATTTTATACCTCTTACAATAAGCTATATCTTAGCGGTATTGCTTTTATGGTATCTCTATGAAGAGGAGATCAGGGCAAAAAGCAAAATTGTGTGGTCAAGTATCATCATGATAGCTGCTGCTATCGTCTTTACATGGTGGTTCTTTAGTCCATTTACCTACTACAAGCCTCTTAATACGCAAGAATTCAATAAAAGGGTATGGTTTGACTACTGGAAGCTTCATGCGATTCGATAA
- a CDS encoding PA14 domain-containing protein — protein MTTGSFMRFDKRWGLFAFAFTLWLWIGYSIYIHSAKKIFKVTIIHSSKPLHTLNDKIYPDKKEMIWVEKIFFPRGNELKHPTYGYLGYKKNFVMRIDGDFLLSKDAPLKFVLYSDDGVRLVIDGKNVLEFLQNRPFGKSEGIIYLKKGKHHLHIDYFQGYGQLGLVGYYAVLNGLKQIISDNNSLKLLGNNSQIIKFIEQ, from the coding sequence TTGACTACTGGAAGCTTCATGCGATTCGATAAGCGCTGGGGACTTTTTGCTTTTGCTTTTACTCTTTGGCTATGGATAGGCTATAGTATTTATATCCACAGCGCAAAAAAGATTTTTAAAGTAACTATAATTCACTCCTCAAAACCTCTACATACACTCAATGATAAAATCTATCCGGATAAAAAAGAGATGATATGGGTAGAGAAGATTTTCTTTCCAAGAGGAAATGAGTTAAAACATCCAACATATGGGTATCTTGGTTATAAAAAAAATTTTGTCATGAGAATAGATGGTGATTTTTTACTTTCCAAAGATGCACCTCTAAAATTTGTGCTTTATTCTGACGATGGGGTGCGTCTTGTCATCGATGGAAAAAATGTGCTTGAATTTTTACAAAATAGACCTTTTGGAAAAAGCGAGGGGATCATCTATCTTAAAAAAGGGAAACACCATCTCCATATCGACTACTTTCAAGGGTACGGGCAGCTCGGTTTAGTTGGATACTATGCTGTTTTAAACGGTTTAAAACAAATAATAAGTGATAACAACAGTTTAAAACTTCTTGGAAATAACTCTCAAATAATAAAGTTTATAGAGCAATGA
- a CDS encoding GtrA family protein yields MIGRFFIVGAISTAVDYVFYSLLVFLGVHYALAIIIGYMMGLVVNFFLARKTVFTKGSRFEKVHHEFLAVFGVSVLAVGLNILIVWALAKIGLDYYSGRAVALVVVFFFNYYARKGFIYVA; encoded by the coding sequence ATGATAGGAAGATTTTTTATCGTTGGAGCTATCTCCACAGCTGTAGACTATGTGTTTTACTCTTTACTGGTTTTTTTGGGTGTGCACTACGCTTTGGCAATTATCATTGGATATATGATGGGGCTTGTGGTCAATTTTTTCTTAGCAAGAAAAACTGTCTTTACCAAAGGAAGTAGATTTGAAAAAGTACATCATGAGTTTTTAGCTGTATTTGGTGTTTCAGTATTGGCTGTGGGGCTCAATATTTTGATCGTCTGGGCTTTGGCAAAAATAGGGCTTGACTACTATAGCGGTAGAGCAGTAGCATTGGTGGTTGTATTCTTCTTTAATTACTATGCAAGAAAAGGGTTTATCTATGTTGCATAA
- a CDS encoding glycosyltransferase family 2 protein, with product MLHKTFTLAMVVPCYNEEEVLPKTKKELEKLLHILIEKGLISQESFICFVDDGSKDKTWNLIEDFAKESHIKGLKLSRNFGHQNALLAGLFYAEELCDAAVSMDADLQDDISVVEQMCQKYYEGYEIVYGVRKKRDTDTFFKRATAEGFYKLMRWMGVDIIENHADFRLMSKRALSWLKEFEEVNLFLRGIIPLIGLKSDIVYYDRKERFAGESKYPLKKMLAFAWDGITSFSVVPLRFITILGIIVLLLSFALSVWTVGAKLSGVAVSGWTSMMLIVLFLGGVQMLSIGIIGEYIGKIYKETKRRPRFFVEKIEP from the coding sequence ATGTTGCATAAAACATTTACATTGGCTATGGTGGTACCTTGCTACAATGAAGAGGAAGTATTGCCAAAAACAAAAAAGGAGTTAGAAAAACTTCTCCACATTCTCATCGAAAAGGGGCTCATTTCACAAGAGAGCTTCATCTGCTTTGTAGATGATGGAAGCAAAGATAAAACTTGGAATCTCATAGAAGATTTTGCAAAAGAGTCTCATATAAAAGGACTTAAGCTCTCGCGCAATTTTGGCCATCAAAATGCCCTTCTTGCAGGACTTTTCTATGCAGAAGAGCTTTGCGATGCAGCGGTTAGCATGGATGCAGATTTGCAAGATGATATAAGTGTAGTAGAACAGATGTGCCAAAAATATTATGAAGGGTATGAAATCGTTTATGGAGTGCGTAAAAAAAGAGATACCGACACCTTTTTCAAAAGAGCTACTGCAGAAGGCTTTTACAAACTCATGCGCTGGATGGGAGTCGATATTATAGAAAATCATGCAGATTTTCGCCTCATGAGTAAAAGAGCGCTATCTTGGCTTAAAGAGTTTGAAGAAGTTAATCTATTCCTACGAGGAATCATCCCTCTTATCGGCCTTAAAAGTGATATCGTTTATTATGATAGAAAAGAGCGCTTTGCAGGAGAAAGCAAATATCCTCTCAAAAAAATGCTAGCATTTGCATGGGATGGGATCACATCATTTTCCGTAGTCCCTCTTCGATTTATCACGATACTCGGAATTATCGTATTACTACTTAGTTTTGCGCTTTCCGTGTGGACAGTTGGAGCGAAACTGAGTGGAGTAGCAGTGTCTGGATGGACATCGATGATGCTCATTGTCCTCTTTTTAGGGGGTGTGCAGATGCTATCTATTGGTATCATTGGAGAATATATCGGTAAAATATATAAAGAGACAAAAAGAAGACCGAGATTTTTTGTAGAGAAAATAGAGCCATAA
- a CDS encoding replication initiation protein, translating to MKKEIIPAKVIKKHNSLTDGYIPKTPKQVLPDRLLNALYYKYEREGVTFTISLPDLKELLGLQNEKDDTRIYEAIGILQNPIQIRDFHFQGKAVSWLSAPFLARAIRWKEKANVIEFKIEPMIVEALKQKAGYTPLDIEICSRFRTKYGLKLYEMYRRYSSLPHKDPFSDNRIGIIKKSLQELNQIFGTHYKTPSKLLSMKETKTKPPINRGLEEIKKITGDLIYCFYDKQEKKFIFTWNRKQKKRYPNDICIVPTTSIEPFANWYMEHFTENIANPKSYLKKLQRQIVYNKFDNLEKYYHLYLLELGKDPKKCFDPETKKFII from the coding sequence ATGAAAAAAGAGATAATTCCAGCTAAAGTGATCAAAAAGCATAATAGTCTAACGGATGGATATATTCCAAAAACTCCAAAACAGGTACTTCCAGATAGACTTCTCAATGCACTTTATTATAAATATGAAAGAGAAGGAGTCACCTTTACCATCTCCTTACCAGACCTCAAAGAACTCCTTGGTTTGCAAAACGAAAAAGATGATACAAGAATATATGAAGCAATAGGTATTTTACAAAACCCTATTCAGATACGTGATTTTCATTTTCAAGGAAAAGCGGTCTCTTGGTTATCTGCTCCATTTTTAGCAAGAGCTATCAGGTGGAAAGAGAAAGCTAATGTGATTGAGTTTAAAATAGAGCCTATGATAGTAGAAGCTTTAAAGCAAAAAGCTGGTTACACTCCTTTAGATATAGAGATATGTAGTAGATTTCGCACTAAATATGGATTAAAGCTTTATGAAATGTATAGACGCTACTCCTCACTGCCTCACAAAGATCCATTCTCTGATAATCGCATAGGAATCATAAAAAAGAGTCTTCAAGAACTCAATCAGATATTTGGTACCCATTACAAAACTCCATCAAAACTTCTTTCTATGAAAGAGACAAAAACAAAACCACCTATTAATAGAGGATTAGAAGAGATAAAGAAGATCACAGGAGATCTGATCTACTGCTTCTATGACAAGCAGGAGAAAAAATTTATCTTTACATGGAACAGAAAACAAAAAAAGAGATATCCCAATGATATATGTATTGTTCCCACCACATCCATTGAACCATTTGCTAACTGGTATATGGAACATTTTACAGAAAATATTGCAAATCCTAAATCATATCTTAAAAAACTTCAGAGGCAAATTGTTTACAATAAATTTGATAATCTTGAAAAGTATTATCACCTTTATCTATTGGAACTTGGAAAAGACCCAAAAAAATGCTTTGATCCAGAAACAAAAAAATTTATTATATAA
- a CDS encoding plasmid mobilization protein: MNKFANVITREIKTHTAIQKRGGRPKKNESEKRDQKITIALTKDEKRKLEEMAEEEGLSVGVFVRKTLKQQEVI, translated from the coding sequence ATGAATAAGTTTGCAAATGTAATAACAAGAGAAATTAAAACTCATACAGCTATACAAAAGAGAGGAGGAAGACCAAAAAAGAATGAAAGTGAAAAGAGGGATCAAAAGATTACTATAGCTCTTACAAAAGATGAAAAAAGAAAATTAGAAGAGATGGCCGAAGAAGAAGGGCTCTCTGTGGGCGTATTTGTACGAAAAACTTTGAAACAACAAGAAGTTATATAA
- a CDS encoding ParA family protein, with the protein MANITICNFKGGVGKSLIAHQLITSFGYKGVEIDPYGSLAQRLPQHVQKIDIDAKAVPEVDSAIFDFGGFDDIKLDLAIQRSELVIIPFIPTLESVQGTVDTLNKVKLFDKPILMVANMVQKPADVEDARFVFTDVLQSEVEIFSIPLSIALQTAINENKSIIELANQGGIRAYAYKKASKIIEDLNSLIQLYTN; encoded by the coding sequence ATGGCAAATATCACTATTTGCAACTTTAAAGGGGGAGTTGGCAAGAGTCTCATAGCCCATCAGCTTATCACCTCTTTTGGCTACAAAGGAGTAGAGATTGATCCGTATGGAAGCCTTGCTCAAAGACTTCCTCAACATGTACAAAAAATAGATATCGATGCAAAAGCGGTTCCTGAAGTAGATAGTGCGATATTTGATTTTGGGGGATTTGATGATATCAAACTTGATCTTGCTATCCAAAGAAGTGAACTTGTTATTATCCCATTTATTCCTACATTAGAAAGTGTCCAGGGAACTGTGGATACGCTCAATAAAGTAAAACTCTTTGACAAACCGATATTGATGGTAGCCAATATGGTGCAAAAACCAGCAGATGTAGAGGATGCACGATTTGTTTTTACAGATGTGCTACAAAGTGAAGTAGAGATTTTTTCAATCCCTTTGAGTATTGCACTCCAAACGGCTATCAATGAGAATAAATCTATTATCGAGCTTGCAAATCAAGGTGGTATTCGCGCTTATGCATATAAAAAAGCTAGCAAAATAATAGAAGATTTAAATAGTTTAATACAGTTATATACTAATTAA
- a CDS encoding type II secretion system F family protein → MIFKYKGIDKKSGKQVKGVIEATDLADAKTRLQSRNILFTSIKETSPSLFGNFSFKRKISLSNLELATLSRDLSIYLKAGIPIANALRLAQSQYASNKKIYNFLSSVITYLDEGKSFYQALEAQSIIDLPNFYKQSIKVAEESGTLEEVLNELATFLKEQDRINKQIQSAFAYPLFIIIVSIFMVGFMISYVVPKITSIFVQMKQELPPITQFVVDFGNFFKSYWMELGIGLLIITILFSLLLRYNSRFKYMVDLLMLKLPILGKIIQVSELARFSYMASVLLQSGIPFVQAISLSSKILKNSVIQKIFDEAAQKVVEGSKFSNALIKHDNIIDRSFIQAIALGEETSQVPVILKNLSELYLEENRDKIAIFLSLLEPALMLIVGGIIGFIITAMLLPIFSINIQG, encoded by the coding sequence ATGATTTTTAAGTACAAAGGTATTGATAAAAAAAGTGGTAAGCAGGTCAAAGGCGTTATAGAGGCTACAGATTTAGCAGATGCAAAAACGAGGTTGCAATCACGCAATATCCTTTTTACTTCCATCAAAGAGACCTCACCATCTCTTTTTGGAAATTTTTCTTTTAAAAGAAAAATTTCTCTATCGAACCTTGAGCTAGCAACTCTGAGCCGCGATCTTTCTATCTACCTTAAAGCAGGTATTCCTATAGCAAATGCTTTGCGCCTAGCACAAAGCCAGTATGCCAGCAACAAAAAGATCTACAATTTTCTCTCCTCAGTCATCACCTATCTTGATGAAGGAAAGAGTTTTTATCAGGCTTTGGAAGCCCAATCTATCATTGATTTACCAAATTTCTACAAACAGTCTATAAAGGTTGCAGAAGAGAGCGGAACCCTTGAAGAGGTGCTTAACGAGCTTGCTACATTCTTAAAAGAACAAGATCGTATTAATAAGCAGATACAAAGCGCCTTTGCCTATCCTCTCTTCATCATTATTGTCTCCATTTTTATGGTTGGATTTATGATCAGCTATGTAGTGCCAAAGATTACCTCTATTTTTGTGCAGATGAAGCAAGAGCTTCCTCCAATTACACAGTTTGTTGTAGATTTTGGCAACTTTTTCAAATCCTACTGGATGGAGCTTGGTATAGGATTGCTCATTATCACAATCCTCTTTTCACTGCTGCTACGCTACAACAGCCGCTTTAAATATATGGTGGATCTATTAATGCTCAAGCTCCCTATTCTTGGAAAAATTATTCAGGTCTCAGAACTTGCACGATTTTCCTATATGGCCTCTGTGCTTTTGCAGTCTGGTATACCCTTTGTGCAAGCGATCAGCCTCTCATCAAAAATACTAAAAAACTCTGTTATTCAAAAGATTTTTGATGAAGCAGCTCAAAAAGTGGTAGAAGGCTCAAAATTTTCCAATGCTTTAATTAAGCATGACAATATTATAGATAGATCTTTTATCCAGGCGATTGCTCTTGGCGAGGAGACAAGCCAGGTACCAGTAATTCTCAAGAACCTCTCTGAGCTCTATCTTGAAGAGAATAGAGATAAAATCGCTATCTTCTTATCCTTGCTCGAGCCAGCACTGATGCTCATAGTTGGAGGCATTATAGGTTTTATTATTACCGCCATGCTCTTGCCAATCTTCTCTATCAATATCCAAGGGTGA
- the gspG gene encoding type II secretion system major pseudopilin GspG: protein MKKAFSLMELMIVIIILGLLASLVLPNLIGKSEEAKQKLVCVQMQSVAQALKMFKLDNGNYPDTEEGIQALIKNPDPEKYPNYSAKGYLSNGQLPKDPWGHPFIYVKKEDGFNLISLGADGKEGGKDENKDISYEDCLKK from the coding sequence ATGAAAAAAGCGTTCTCTTTGATGGAACTTATGATTGTTATCATCATTCTTGGCCTTTTGGCTTCACTTGTGCTCCCAAATCTGATTGGAAAAAGTGAAGAAGCAAAACAAAAGTTAGTGTGTGTACAGATGCAGAGTGTTGCTCAGGCTCTCAAGATGTTTAAGCTCGATAATGGAAACTATCCAGATACCGAAGAGGGCATCCAAGCACTTATAAAAAATCCAGATCCAGAGAAGTACCCTAACTACTCTGCTAAAGGCTACCTCTCTAACGGCCAGCTACCAAAAGATCCATGGGGACACCCTTTTATCTATGTCAAAAAAGAAGATGGCTTTAATCTCATTTCCCTTGGAGCAGATGGCAAAGAGGGCGGGAAAGATGAAAACAAAGATATAAGTTATGAAGATTGTCTCAAAAAGTAG